One window of Brevibacillus choshinensis genomic DNA carries:
- a CDS encoding PD-(D/E)XK nuclease family protein, which produces MNSLFGRLYNLLKAQEKDVLEDYLTEIVADIFDDPQLLADFLTHFTDEQWDELSQVEVTTQKTYAKLSGHATDSRPDLVISLRKGQQPCLVFFENKIDSGEGHEQLKRYADHLQLHEQDGVNTTLFYVTKRHDPKKRDEVIQTGSRTKFRQLRWYEFYKWLSKHPNPYGHKILSYMEEMQLNETRKFLPQDVYALQHMGRLQSMMDASLDGAVDETMTKYFGKAIGWSNRNVQMRDLDRYIKTNDQGNGIWVACGYYFTDDDYPLVSVMMEVNPNAKNRSDIVTAMKWMDENQEDWVGTGLHDPTKWSMISCDVSLLHFLGEDDHILAIQKHFIGKMAELHQLAQQFPQLEWKI; this is translated from the coding sequence TTGAATTCGCTCTTTGGTAGGCTCTACAACTTGTTAAAAGCTCAGGAGAAAGATGTACTGGAAGATTATTTGACCGAAATTGTGGCAGATATCTTTGATGACCCCCAATTACTGGCAGACTTTCTTACCCATTTCACGGACGAGCAGTGGGACGAGCTATCCCAGGTGGAAGTGACCACGCAAAAAACGTATGCCAAGCTCTCAGGCCACGCGACGGACAGTAGGCCGGATCTGGTCATCTCGCTACGTAAAGGTCAACAGCCGTGTCTCGTATTTTTTGAAAACAAGATCGACAGCGGTGAAGGTCACGAACAGTTGAAGCGGTATGCGGATCATTTGCAGCTCCACGAGCAAGATGGGGTAAACACTACTTTGTTTTACGTGACCAAAAGACATGATCCCAAGAAACGTGACGAGGTCATTCAGACGGGAAGCAGGACGAAGTTTCGCCAGCTCCGCTGGTATGAATTTTACAAGTGGCTGAGCAAACATCCCAACCCGTATGGTCATAAAATCCTATCTTATATGGAGGAAATGCAATTGAACGAAACCAGAAAATTTCTGCCGCAGGATGTGTATGCCCTGCAACATATGGGACGCCTGCAATCGATGATGGATGCGAGTCTGGATGGTGCTGTGGATGAAACAATGACCAAATATTTCGGGAAAGCAATAGGCTGGTCCAATCGAAACGTGCAGATGAGAGATTTGGATCGCTACATCAAGACGAACGATCAAGGAAACGGCATCTGGGTCGCGTGTGGCTACTATTTTACGGATGACGATTATCCGCTGGTCAGCGTAATGATGGAAGTCAATCCGAATGCAAAAAACCGCTCCGATATTGTCACAGCGATGAAATGGATGGACGAGAATCAGGAAGATTGGGTAGGAACGGGATTGCATGATCCTACGAAATGGTCCATGATTTCCTGCGATGTCAGCCTGCTTCATTTCCTCGGAGAAGATGACCATATCTTGGCGATTCAGAAGCATTTCATCGGAAAAATGGCGGAATTGCACCAGCTCGCCCAGCAATTTCCTCAGCTGGAGTGGAAAATCTAA
- the purH gene encoding bifunctional phosphoribosylaminoimidazolecarboxamide formyltransferase/IMP cyclohydrolase: MSVKKALISVSDKTGLIPFARRLAAAGVEIISTGGTASLLKEAGVPVIGISEVTGFPEILDGRVKTLHPNIHSGLLAVRDNEAHQKQLEELQIETIDLVVVNLYPFKETIAKPDVTFEEAIENIDIGGPTMLRSAAKNHAFVSVVVDAADYETVATEIETSKDTTLETRRRLAAKVFRHTAAYDALISRYLSEQVGELLPESFTVTYEKAQDLRYGENPHQRAAFYREPLAGTASIAYAEQLHGKELSYNNINDADAALAIVREFSEPAVVAIKHSNPCGVGIGTSIREAYQKAYEADAVSIFGGIVAANRTIDRDTAMAMKEIFLEIILAPDFTEEALAVLTEKKNLRLLRIPTLNEASVKENHFRVAPVAGGALVQDYDLKQLEEAEVRVVTDRQPTEEEMEQLKFAWKVVKHVKSNAILLAKDNMTVGVGAGQMNRVGSAKIAIEQAKDLAKGSVLASDAFFPMSDTVEAAAEAGITAIIQPGGSVRDQESIDACNRFGIAMIFTGTRHFKH, from the coding sequence GTGAGTGTGAAAAAAGCGTTGATCAGCGTTTCTGACAAGACAGGATTGATTCCGTTTGCTCGTCGTTTGGCAGCTGCCGGGGTAGAGATCATTTCAACCGGAGGCACGGCTTCTCTCTTGAAAGAAGCGGGGGTTCCCGTCATTGGTATTTCCGAAGTAACCGGATTTCCGGAAATTCTGGACGGACGCGTCAAAACACTGCATCCGAATATCCACAGCGGTCTCTTGGCTGTGCGCGACAACGAAGCACATCAAAAACAACTGGAAGAGCTTCAGATCGAAACGATTGATCTGGTAGTCGTAAATTTGTATCCTTTTAAAGAAACCATTGCCAAACCAGATGTGACGTTTGAAGAGGCAATCGAAAATATTGATATCGGCGGTCCTACTATGCTCCGATCCGCTGCAAAAAATCACGCATTTGTCAGTGTCGTAGTCGATGCAGCTGATTATGAAACCGTCGCAACTGAAATTGAGACGAGCAAAGATACGACCTTGGAGACGCGCCGTCGCCTGGCTGCGAAAGTATTCCGTCATACAGCTGCCTACGATGCACTGATTTCGCGCTATTTGAGTGAGCAGGTAGGCGAACTCTTGCCAGAGAGCTTCACAGTAACGTATGAAAAGGCACAGGATCTGCGTTACGGAGAGAATCCACACCAGCGTGCTGCCTTTTACCGCGAGCCGTTGGCAGGGACTGCTAGCATCGCATACGCTGAGCAATTGCATGGCAAAGAGCTCTCTTACAATAATATTAATGATGCGGATGCGGCACTCGCCATTGTTCGTGAATTTTCGGAGCCGGCTGTGGTTGCGATCAAGCACTCCAATCCTTGTGGCGTTGGAATTGGCACTTCAATCCGCGAAGCCTACCAAAAGGCGTATGAAGCAGATGCGGTGTCTATCTTTGGTGGCATCGTCGCTGCGAATCGCACGATCGATCGCGATACCGCAATGGCGATGAAAGAAATCTTTCTGGAAATCATCCTGGCTCCAGACTTTACAGAAGAAGCCTTGGCGGTGTTGACCGAGAAAAAGAATCTCCGTCTCCTGCGCATCCCTACCTTGAATGAGGCTTCGGTAAAAGAAAACCACTTCCGCGTAGCACCGGTAGCGGGTGGTGCTTTGGTACAGGACTACGATTTGAAACAGCTCGAAGAAGCAGAAGTCCGTGTAGTAACGGATCGTCAGCCGACTGAAGAGGAAATGGAACAACTGAAATTCGCCTGGAAAGTAGTCAAGCATGTGAAGTCCAACGCCATTTTGCTGGCGAAAGACAACATGACCGTCGGCGTAGGCGCAGGCCAAATGAACCGCGTAGGCTCTGCGAAAATTGCAATCGAGCAGGCGAAGGATCTGGCAAAAGGTTCCGTACTGGCATCGGATGCATTCTTCCCGATGTCCGATACCGTAGAAGCAGCGGCAGAAGCAGGTATTACAGCCATCATTCAACCAGGCGGTTCGGTTCGTGACCAAGAGTCGATTGACGCGTGCAATCGTTTTGGAATCGCAATGATTTTCACCGGTACTCGTCATTTCAAACACTAA
- a CDS encoding YgaP family membrane protein, with protein MHKNVGTTDAIIRITGGLLGLAYGIGKMSRRPYNAPWLLMTFSAMKVAEGVTRNCLMYRALGINTRSEKGMQNIMDQAKSKGVQMVMKQVARTMNARKDESTQASSSPQQHSATSARQESSSHSRGHRLSAEDEQLEKAAREFISFRSEDKESKNTTSQVKSQSESYSQEEHRYPTYS; from the coding sequence ATGCATAAAAACGTCGGGACAACAGACGCCATCATCCGAATAACCGGGGGTTTGCTGGGACTTGCTTACGGCATAGGCAAAATGAGTAGACGGCCGTACAACGCACCGTGGCTTTTGATGACCTTTTCCGCCATGAAGGTTGCTGAGGGTGTCACAAGAAATTGTCTGATGTACCGGGCACTCGGGATCAACACCCGCTCCGAAAAAGGGATGCAGAACATCATGGATCAGGCAAAGAGTAAGGGCGTGCAAATGGTCATGAAACAGGTAGCTCGTACCATGAACGCTAGAAAAGATGAAAGCACACAGGCGAGCAGCAGCCCTCAACAGCACAGCGCTACCTCTGCAAGACAAGAAAGCTCCTCCCACTCAAGAGGACACAGACTGTCTGCCGAAGATGAACAATTGGAAAAGGCTGCACGAGAGTTCATCTCGTTCCGCTCTGAGGACAAAGAATCAAAAAATACAACTTCACAAGTGAAGAGTCAGTCTGAGAGCTACAGTCAGGAAGAACATCGGTATCCAACCTATTCTTAG
- the purN gene encoding phosphoribosylglycinamide formyltransferase, whose translation MVKKVAIFASGSGSNFEAIVQAVQSGRLNGVEVSLLVCDKPGAKVLERAERLGIEAFVFQPKEFVDKAAFEAEIVAQLRQRDVSLVVLAGYMRLVGETLLSSYDGRIINLHPSLLPAFTGKDAVGQALAYGVKITGVTVHVVDAGLDTGPIIAQIPVAVLEDDTSETLAARIHEVEHGLLVEVISWLVDGRVKLDGRHVQLTS comes from the coding sequence ATGGTGAAAAAGGTAGCCATTTTCGCCTCGGGCAGCGGTTCCAACTTTGAAGCGATCGTGCAAGCTGTGCAAAGTGGAAGGCTGAACGGAGTGGAAGTCTCACTCCTCGTCTGCGACAAGCCGGGAGCGAAAGTACTGGAACGTGCAGAGCGACTAGGGATTGAAGCGTTTGTCTTTCAACCAAAGGAGTTCGTGGATAAAGCAGCCTTCGAAGCGGAAATCGTCGCCCAACTTCGTCAGCGCGATGTCTCCCTCGTCGTGCTAGCTGGATACATGCGTCTCGTTGGGGAAACGCTTCTCTCATCCTACGACGGTCGTATTATCAATCTTCATCCATCGCTTTTACCGGCATTTACAGGCAAGGATGCAGTCGGACAGGCACTCGCTTACGGGGTAAAGATTACGGGGGTAACGGTGCACGTGGTGGATGCCGGTCTCGATACGGGGCCCATCATCGCGCAGATTCCTGTGGCGGTGCTAGAGGACGACACATCTGAGACACTGGCAGCTCGCATCCATGAGGTCGAACACGGTCTTTTGGTCGAGGTGATCAGCTGGCTGGTAGATGGGCGTGTAAAGCTGGATGGACGTCATGTTCAGCTGACTTCATGA
- a CDS encoding MarR family winged helix-turn-helix transcriptional regulator has product MTDHWQDESIGFLMGKTYRKIVMHVTTHLREFDLTPEQFSVLFCLSKQEGINQKELALRTAKDQPTITRILDVLAKKGFIEKKTSDTDRRAFLLMLSSKGREWIELASPAEAKAIAEVVDGMSQEELHVLRQTLLQIADNVNRHTKE; this is encoded by the coding sequence TTGACTGACCATTGGCAGGATGAATCGATTGGATTTCTAATGGGGAAAACGTACCGAAAAATCGTTATGCATGTCACCACACATTTACGGGAGTTCGATCTGACCCCGGAGCAATTCTCTGTCTTGTTTTGCTTAAGCAAACAAGAAGGCATCAATCAAAAGGAACTTGCGCTTCGCACCGCCAAAGACCAGCCCACCATCACTCGGATTCTTGACGTACTAGCCAAAAAAGGATTTATCGAGAAAAAGACGAGCGATACTGATCGGCGCGCCTTTCTGCTCATGCTCTCCTCAAAAGGACGGGAATGGATTGAGCTGGCATCTCCCGCAGAAGCCAAAGCTATAGCAGAGGTAGTCGATGGAATGAGTCAAGAGGAGCTCCACGTATTGAGACAGACCCTATTGCAAATCGCCGACAACGTAAACAGACATACCAAAGAATAG
- a CDS encoding MFS transporter yields MGEQREKLWSKDFVLITVSNLFLFLIVQMQLPTFPTYAKETYLANDFVAGLTASFFALGAIVARIFTGELLKTKNSKVILIIGLCIVGITTAGYYWTGSIVLLLLMRALFGAGFGISSTTLPTIVTNAIPAKRLGEGMGYYGLSQSLAQALGPMIGLTVLTTFGFGSMLSVGVAFILLIFPLTSIIRAYKQPTPGAHAHETGLKRFYDKKILLPAFLNFCMSITYGGLVSFLAIYGKEANIEHISWFFLCNAIAIVLVRPIAGKLFDKKGHIAVFPPGAILIALGLLGLSYVNNNVILIISALLYGLGYGCIQPSAQAWMVKEVKPEQRGMANAFFLNSIDCGIAVGSILLGVIAAHSSYAMMYRLSALLMVLFLIVYALSRVFAAKKSKNTVVTAPVTQNIEA; encoded by the coding sequence TTGGGAGAACAGAGAGAGAAACTGTGGTCGAAGGATTTCGTCCTCATTACTGTGAGCAATTTGTTTTTATTTCTGATCGTTCAAATGCAATTACCTACCTTTCCTACTTATGCGAAAGAAACTTACTTAGCTAATGATTTTGTAGCAGGCTTAACTGCCAGCTTTTTTGCTTTGGGTGCCATTGTTGCCCGAATTTTCACGGGTGAATTACTGAAGACCAAGAACAGTAAAGTCATATTGATTATCGGACTTTGTATCGTCGGGATTACGACAGCGGGTTACTACTGGACCGGCTCTATCGTGCTGTTACTGCTAATGCGCGCTCTGTTTGGTGCCGGATTCGGGATCAGCAGTACGACGCTTCCTACCATCGTTACGAACGCCATTCCTGCAAAAAGACTGGGCGAAGGCATGGGCTACTATGGTCTGTCTCAAAGCTTGGCCCAAGCATTGGGTCCGATGATCGGCCTTACCGTTTTGACGACATTCGGATTTGGATCAATGTTATCAGTCGGGGTGGCTTTCATCCTGTTGATCTTCCCGCTCACTTCCATCATCCGCGCCTACAAACAGCCTACCCCTGGTGCTCATGCCCATGAGACTGGACTAAAGCGTTTTTATGACAAAAAAATCTTGCTTCCTGCCTTCCTTAATTTCTGTATGTCCATCACATATGGAGGATTGGTGAGCTTTCTGGCCATATACGGAAAAGAAGCAAATATTGAACATATCAGTTGGTTTTTCCTTTGCAACGCCATAGCCATCGTCCTTGTTCGTCCGATTGCAGGCAAGCTGTTCGATAAGAAAGGTCATATCGCCGTATTTCCCCCGGGAGCCATCTTGATCGCCCTCGGTCTGCTAGGTCTGTCCTACGTGAACAACAACGTGATTCTCATCATTTCTGCTCTGTTGTACGGCCTCGGGTATGGATGCATTCAGCCTTCCGCACAAGCGTGGATGGTCAAAGAAGTGAAACCAGAGCAAAGAGGCATGGCGAATGCATTCTTTTTGAATTCCATCGACTGCGGAATCGCTGTTGGCTCCATCTTGCTTGGAGTAATCGCTGCCCATTCGAGCTACGCCATGATGTATCGCTTATCTGCCTTGCTCATGGTGCTGTTTCTGATCGTGTATGCTCTTTCCCGGGTATTTGCAGCCAAAAAAAGCAAAAACACAGTCGTGACCGCTCCCGTCACTCAAAATATCGAAGCGTAA
- the purF gene encoding amidophosphoribosyltransferase, which yields MFDRVIWDELNEECGVFGIYNHKEAPQLTYLGLHALQHRGQESAGICASDGEKWYKHRGMGLVSEAFGKGDLEKFKGHIAIGHTRYTTAGSSKIENAQPLFFRYAQGSMAVAHNGNLVNAAVLRKELEAKGSIFQTTSDTEVIAHLIARSERTDLPGAVKDALQHIKGAYALCVMNERQLVVALDPNGLRPLSLGRLGDAVCVASETCAFDIIGAEYWRDVQPGELIVVDENGVLETHHTEKTQRSMCIFEYIYFARPDSDIDGINVHMARKRLGKQLANESAIDADVIIGVPDSSISAAIGFAEATGVPYEIGLIKNRYVGRTFIQPSQELRERAVYMKLSAVRKVVEGKRVVMIDDSIVRGTTSNRIVRMLREAGAKEVHVRISSPPVMNPCFYGIDTSTRDELIASTKSVEEIRQVIGADSLSFLSVEGMLDAIGREDTAPNNGHCLACFTGQYPTEIDFEEALPALKC from the coding sequence ATGTTTGATCGGGTAATCTGGGACGAACTGAATGAAGAATGTGGCGTCTTTGGCATCTACAATCACAAGGAAGCTCCCCAGCTGACTTACTTGGGGCTGCATGCTCTGCAGCATCGCGGTCAGGAGAGCGCAGGTATCTGCGCCTCCGACGGCGAGAAATGGTATAAGCACCGCGGTATGGGACTTGTATCTGAAGCATTTGGCAAAGGTGACCTGGAGAAATTCAAAGGGCACATCGCCATCGGGCATACCCGTTATACGACGGCAGGCTCCAGCAAAATCGAGAATGCACAACCGCTCTTTTTCCGTTACGCGCAAGGCAGTATGGCCGTCGCTCACAACGGAAACCTGGTAAACGCGGCTGTCCTCCGAAAAGAGCTGGAGGCTAAAGGCTCCATTTTCCAAACAACGAGTGATACGGAAGTCATCGCCCATCTCATTGCTCGCTCTGAGAGAACCGATCTTCCAGGTGCAGTGAAAGATGCTCTGCAGCACATCAAGGGCGCCTATGCCCTGTGTGTGATGAACGAGCGCCAGCTAGTGGTTGCCCTCGATCCGAACGGACTGCGTCCACTGTCGCTGGGACGATTGGGAGATGCTGTCTGTGTCGCTTCTGAGACCTGTGCTTTTGACATTATCGGTGCAGAGTACTGGCGCGACGTACAGCCAGGCGAACTGATCGTTGTCGACGAAAATGGCGTTCTGGAAACACACCATACAGAGAAGACACAACGTTCGATGTGCATCTTTGAATACATTTACTTCGCTCGTCCGGACAGCGACATTGACGGGATCAACGTGCACATGGCGCGCAAACGTCTGGGCAAGCAGCTTGCCAACGAATCCGCAATTGATGCAGATGTCATCATCGGTGTACCCGATTCCAGTATTTCTGCCGCTATCGGTTTTGCCGAAGCGACAGGTGTTCCTTACGAGATCGGTCTGATCAAAAACCGTTATGTGGGACGTACGTTTATTCAACCAAGCCAGGAATTGCGTGAACGCGCTGTTTATATGAAGCTTTCTGCTGTGCGCAAGGTAGTGGAAGGCAAACGCGTGGTGATGATCGATGACTCGATCGTTCGTGGAACCACGAGCAACCGCATTGTTCGCATGCTGCGTGAAGCAGGTGCAAAAGAAGTACACGTACGAATCAGCTCGCCACCTGTCATGAATCCGTGCTTTTACGGAATCGATACCTCGACGCGCGATGAACTGATCGCTTCTACCAAATCCGTAGAGGAAATTCGCCAAGTCATCGGTGCTGACTCGCTGTCATTCCTGTCTGTGGAAGGAATGCTCGATGCGATCGGTCGTGAAGATACGGCTCCAAATAATGGGCATTGCCTTGCTTGTTTCACCGGGCAATACCCGACCGAAATTGATTTTGAAGAAGCACTGCCAGCTCTCAAATGCTAA
- the purM gene encoding phosphoribosylformylglycinamidine cyclo-ligase, whose product MSEAYKQAGVDIDAGNEAVERMKKHVKRTFRPEVLTDLGGFGALFRMDTKKYEKPVLVSGTDGVGTKLKLAFAMDKHDTIGIDAVAMCVNDVVVQGAEPLFFLDYLAVDKVIPEKIEAIVKGIADGCSQAGCSLIGGETAEMPGMYTEGEYDIAGFTVGVVDESKLITGSTVAAGDVLIGLASSGVHSNGFSLVRKVLLADKGMSLHDHVDVLGKKLGEELLTPTRIYVKQVLSVLESHEVKALAHITGGGFTENIPRVLPEGTQAVIDVGSWPVLPIFSLVQEAGGISYPDMYKTFNMGIGMMLVVKQDDAVSVIEKLQELGEQPYLIGNIQAGERKVVYNGVEW is encoded by the coding sequence ATGAGTGAAGCATATAAACAAGCAGGCGTAGATATTGATGCGGGGAACGAAGCAGTCGAACGCATGAAAAAGCATGTGAAGCGGACATTCCGTCCCGAGGTACTGACTGATTTGGGCGGCTTCGGTGCGCTGTTCCGTATGGATACCAAGAAATATGAGAAACCGGTACTTGTATCAGGCACGGACGGTGTTGGCACCAAGCTGAAGCTGGCCTTTGCCATGGATAAACACGACACCATTGGCATCGACGCGGTAGCGATGTGTGTAAACGACGTGGTCGTACAAGGGGCCGAACCTCTTTTCTTCCTCGACTATTTGGCTGTCGACAAGGTCATCCCTGAAAAGATTGAAGCGATTGTCAAAGGGATCGCTGACGGCTGCTCACAGGCTGGCTGCTCCTTGATCGGTGGAGAAACGGCGGAAATGCCGGGTATGTACACGGAGGGCGAGTACGATATCGCGGGCTTTACCGTCGGTGTAGTAGATGAGAGCAAATTGATTACCGGTTCGACTGTCGCGGCGGGCGACGTGTTGATCGGGCTAGCGTCCAGTGGCGTGCACAGCAACGGGTTTTCTCTCGTACGCAAAGTGCTCTTGGCTGACAAAGGAATGTCGCTCCACGATCATGTAGACGTGCTGGGCAAAAAGCTGGGCGAAGAATTGCTGACGCCTACACGCATTTACGTGAAGCAAGTCCTGTCTGTACTGGAATCGCATGAAGTAAAGGCGTTGGCTCATATTACAGGCGGCGGCTTCACGGAAAACATCCCGCGTGTGCTCCCGGAAGGTACACAAGCAGTGATCGACGTAGGCTCCTGGCCTGTCCTGCCAATCTTCTCACTGGTGCAGGAAGCAGGCGGAATTTCTTATCCTGACATGTACAAAACCTTTAACATGGGAATCGGCATGATGCTGGTTGTCAAACAAGATGATGCGGTATCCGTTATCGAAAAGCTGCAGGAGCTCGGTGAACAGCCGTACCTGATCGGCAACATTCAGGCGGGTGAACGCAAAGTCGTATACAACGGGGTGGAATGGTGA
- a CDS encoding EYxxD motif small membrane protein: protein MISGMKNGTPLYEWLSHNFFVIAAVIGVIAVMGYFAYNISRKKGRYRQ from the coding sequence ATGATAAGCGGTATGAAAAACGGTACTCCGCTTTATGAATGGCTATCCCACAATTTTTTTGTTATCGCCGCTGTGATTGGCGTGATTGCCGTGATGGGTTATTTTGCTTACAACATCTCACGGAAAAAAGGAAGATACCGCCAGTGA
- the purD gene encoding phosphoribosylamine--glycine ligase, producing the protein MNILVIGGGGREHTIAWKLLQSPKVKKVYCAPGNGGTAQIAQNVPIGVFDFAALAQFVKDEGIDLTVVGPEDPLLEGIVDFFEERNLPIFGPNGKAAMIEGSKSFAKKLMMRYNIPTSAYESFLDYESAVAYVREQGAPIVVKADGLAAGKGVVVAETLEEAEEALRQIMEENVFGEAGTRVVVEECMRGEELSLLSFVDGATVKPMITSQDHKRIFNDDRGPNTGGMGTYAPVPQMSDELVEQIVETIVKPMAEGMAKDGIPFKGILYTGLMITEQGPKVVEFNARFGDPETQVILPLLETDLLDIFVATIKGELDAVDVKWKKGSAVCVVMAAPGYPGEYPKGQVIQGLERTGADVTVFHAGTKATDGGIVTSGGRVLGVTATGEDLAKAREAAYQTVQAISFEGAQYRTDIAAKAMRHQQSK; encoded by the coding sequence ATGAATATTTTGGTAATTGGCGGTGGCGGACGTGAACACACTATCGCCTGGAAATTGCTGCAAAGTCCGAAAGTGAAAAAAGTATACTGTGCACCGGGTAATGGCGGTACGGCTCAGATCGCGCAAAACGTACCTATCGGCGTATTTGATTTTGCGGCCCTGGCTCAGTTTGTAAAAGATGAAGGGATTGACCTGACTGTGGTCGGCCCTGAAGATCCACTCCTGGAAGGCATCGTGGACTTTTTTGAGGAGCGTAACCTGCCGATCTTTGGCCCAAATGGCAAAGCGGCGATGATCGAGGGAAGCAAATCGTTTGCGAAAAAACTGATGATGCGATACAACATCCCGACTTCCGCTTATGAGTCGTTCCTCGACTATGAATCTGCAGTTGCCTATGTTCGTGAACAGGGAGCGCCGATTGTCGTCAAGGCAGACGGCTTGGCAGCAGGCAAAGGTGTCGTGGTAGCAGAAACGCTGGAAGAAGCAGAAGAGGCACTGCGTCAGATCATGGAAGAAAACGTCTTCGGTGAAGCGGGTACACGTGTCGTCGTCGAAGAGTGCATGCGTGGGGAAGAGCTATCCCTGCTGTCATTCGTCGATGGGGCGACCGTAAAGCCCATGATTACCTCGCAGGACCACAAGCGTATTTTCAACGATGATCGCGGACCGAACACAGGTGGCATGGGGACGTACGCGCCTGTTCCGCAAATGTCCGATGAGCTGGTGGAGCAGATTGTGGAGACGATCGTCAAACCGATGGCGGAAGGAATGGCCAAGGACGGTATTCCGTTTAAAGGCATCCTGTACACGGGCTTGATGATTACCGAGCAAGGTCCAAAAGTAGTGGAGTTCAACGCTCGTTTTGGCGATCCGGAGACACAGGTCATCCTGCCGCTGCTGGAAACTGACTTGCTCGATATTTTTGTGGCTACCATCAAGGGCGAATTGGATGCAGTAGACGTGAAATGGAAGAAGGGCAGTGCCGTATGTGTCGTAATGGCGGCGCCCGGCTATCCAGGGGAGTATCCAAAAGGTCAAGTGATCCAAGGGCTGGAACGCACAGGTGCGGATGTTACCGTCTTTCACGCAGGGACGAAGGCAACGGACGGAGGCATCGTGACGAGTGGTGGTCGCGTGCTGGGCGTGACAGCAACAGGAGAAGATCTGGCGAAAGCGCGTGAGGCAGCCTATCAAACGGTACAAGCGATCTCGTTCGAGGGTGCTCAGTACCGGACGGACATTGCAGCAAAAGCGATGCGCCATCAGCAATCGAAATGA